The window AGGACGCCGGCTCGTCGGACTCGAACCACAGCAGCCGGTAGGACAGGATGCCGCGCTCGGCCATCGCCTCCCGGACGCCGGGCTCGACGGTCCCGAGGTCCTCGCCCACGACGAGTGCCTGCGCACGCCAGCTCTCCAGCGCGACGATGTCGAGCAGGTCCTCGGACGGGTACCGCACGTACGCGCCGTCGGTCGGCGAGGCACCGCCCGGCACCCACCACAGCCGGAACAGGCCCATGACGTGGTCGACCCGCAGCCCACCGCCCGCGGTCATCGACGCGCGCACGGTCTCGATGAACGGCTGGTACGCGGCGTCGACCAGGCGCCACGGCACGAACGGGGGCAGCCCCCAGTCCTGGCCCTTGGTGTTGAACTCGTCCGGGGGTGCACCGACACTAAGGTCCTCCGCGAGCAGTTCCTGCCACGCCCACGCGTCGAACCCGCCCGGGTCGACGCCGATCGGCATGTCCTGAATCAGCGCGATCCCCCGGCTGGCGTCCTTGAGCTGACGCTGCGTCAGCCACTGCAGCCAGCAGTAGAACTCGATGCGGTCGGCGTGCCCGGCCGCGAACGCCGTCACCGCGGAGGATTTCGGCGTCCGCAGCGGGGTCGGCCACGACCGCCAGCCCGGCCCGAACTCCTCGCACAGCACGCACCACGTCGCGAACTCGTGCAGCGACGGGCCGGACGTCCGCATCCACGCCTCGAAGTCCGGGCACGGGTCGCGGCGTCGGATCGCCCAGACCTGCACGAGCGCGCCGAGCTTGAGCCGCCACACCTCGTCCCGGTTCAGGTGCGGGTCCGCGTTCAGCGCACGGCCGGCCTGCGCGGCGTGCTCGACCTCGGGCACCGCCGCCGCTCCCGGCACGTTCTCGACCGCGAGGTACAGCGGGTTCAGGAACCGCCGGCTCGCGGGGTAGTACGGGCTCGACTGCTGCGGCGTCGTCGGGGAGACGGCCTGCACCGGGTTGACGAGGACGAACCCGGCCCCGAGCTCACGGCTCGACCACCGCGCCAGGCGGCGCAGGTCCTCCAGGTCGCCCATCCCCCAGCTGCGCGCGGACCGCATCGCGTAGACCTGCGCGGCCCAGCCCCACATCCGCCGCTCGGGCAGGTGCGCCCGGCCCGGGCCGAGGATGAGCCGCCGCGCGCGGCCGGCGGAGCCGATCATCGCGTGGTACCCGTACGGCAGGTCGGCGGGGAAGAAGTCCGCCACCTCGCGCGTCGAGCCGTCCTCGAGGACGAGGTAGGCGTGGCCGTCCGGCACCGGCTCACCGGGACGGGTGACCAGCGGCCGCGGCGGACGGTCGTCCGGCGGCGTGCCGATGCGTTCCCGGATCGTCTCGAGGACCTCGGGCGCGATCGTGCGCAGAGTGCCGCTCGCGTCCAGGAACCGGTCGTCGATCCCCCACGCGTCGGTCACCGGAGCGGACTTGTCGTCGGAGGACATGTCGTTGGGGGCAGCCACCCGAACCTCACAGACCTGGAGCAGGTGAGCAAGAACTCCCACCGAACCGGGGCCGGAAACCCCCAGCGCCGCGGAATTGCGCCGGAAGCGGCGCCGGCGTCATCGGCGCAGCGTCGCCGCGTGCAGGACAGCCCGCTCCCGGGCCAGGCGGACCTTGCGGGGATGAAGTCGCCGCCGCAGGGCGCGGGCCTCGGCCAGCTCGGCGAGGAGAATCTCGCGGCGGCGCAGCCGCAGCTCCTGCTGGGCGGCCGCTTCACGCCCCTGCGGATCCGGCTCGGCGGCCTCCTCGGGGGCCTGGCGGTCGGCGTCGGAAATGGTTAAACCCTGCCCGGCCCCTCGGGGTTACACCCCGAGGCGAAGAATTAAGCCGATTCAAAGGTCGTGGCGGGTCCTAAATCGGCAAAACCGGGGTACACCTGTATTCGGGATAGGAAGCCCGCAACCCACCCGCAGCTCGGGCAGCAGGTCCGCCAGCCGGTGACTTGTAGCTGTGGGTTAAGGCACCCACCACGTTGTGGGTGCCTTTGCGTGTCCGGACCCGGGCGCCGGCGACCGTCATTGCGCGGCGAACCAGGTCTCCCAGTCGGGCCCGCGCAGGAGCGCGCCGGGACCGGCGAGCATCGACCCGCCGGCCATGCTCGCCGGCGCGGGCACCGCCTCCACGCGCACCTGCTCGCCGGTGCGGGCGACGACCCGCTCGACCAGGGCGACCAGTCGCTCGACCTTCGGCCCGGCGAGGTCGACGTCGCCGTCGACCTGCCCGGTCGCGGCTTCGAGCAAAAGCTTCACGATCTCGTCGGTCGCGACCGGTTGGGTCGGGACGTCGATGATCCGGGTGACGTCCCCGTCCCGGAACCAGCCGAGCATCTGGCCGGCGAACTCGTGGAACTGCGTCGCCCGGACGATCAGCGCACCCGGGGCGGTGGCGCGCGTGGCCTCCTCCTGCGCCACCTTGGCGACGTAGTAGCCGTAGTCGGGGCTGCGGTCGGCCCCGACGATCGAGAGCACGACGGTGCGCGGCACGCCGGCCTCGCTCGCGGCCTTGCCGAGGTTCTCCGCGACCGTCACGAAGAACTCGGTCGACTCCTGCTCGTCCAGGGTGGGGCTCTGGGTCACGTTGACGACGGCGTCGACGCCGGCGAGCGCCTCGACCAGCCCCGCGGGCTGCAGCAGGTCGTACCCGGTGCTCGGGGAGAGCCCGACGACCTCGTGGCCCTGCGCCGTCGCCAGCGCGACGACCTGGCGACCGATCAGACCGGTGGACCCGGCGACGGCGATCCTCATGACTGCTCCTCGGTTCGGGCGACGGCCCGGGCGTGAACTCGGATATTTGCTGTCTGCGTTTCCATCTAAACACGGACAGAACAAATCCGCGATACCCTCGCGTGTGTGAAGTTGGCCGCCGGGGTGGAGTGGGCGATCCACTGCTGCGTCGTCCTGAGCCGCGCCGACGGACCGGTGCCGGCGCCACGCCTGGCGGAGTTCCACGGCGTCTCGCGGACGTACCTCGCGAAGAGCCTGCAGGCACTCTCCCGCGCGGGGCTGGTCTCGTCCACCGAGGGCCGGGTCGGCGGTTACGTCCTGAACCGGCTCCCGACGGAGATCACGGTGCTCGACGTCGTCCTCGCGGTCGAGGGGGACGCCCCCGCGTTCCGCTGCACGGAGATCCGGCAGAACGGCCCGTTCGCCGCCTCGCCCGAGCAGTGCGTGCGCCCCTGCGGCATCGCGGCGGTGATGGCGAAGGCCGAGCAGGCCTGGCGGGACTCGCTCGCGGCGACGACGATCGCCGACCTCGCCGCCTCCCTCGCTGACCTCGTCACCCCCGACGAGGCCCGCGCGGTCAGG of the Sporichthya polymorpha DSM 43042 genome contains:
- the malQ gene encoding 4-alpha-glucanotransferase; its protein translation is MAAPNDMSSDDKSAPVTDAWGIDDRFLDASGTLRTIAPEVLETIRERIGTPPDDRPPRPLVTRPGEPVPDGHAYLVLEDGSTREVADFFPADLPYGYHAMIGSAGRARRLILGPGRAHLPERRMWGWAAQVYAMRSARSWGMGDLEDLRRLARWSSRELGAGFVLVNPVQAVSPTTPQQSSPYYPASRRFLNPLYLAVENVPGAAAVPEVEHAAQAGRALNADPHLNRDEVWRLKLGALVQVWAIRRRDPCPDFEAWMRTSGPSLHEFATWCVLCEEFGPGWRSWPTPLRTPKSSAVTAFAAGHADRIEFYCWLQWLTQRQLKDASRGIALIQDMPIGVDPGGFDAWAWQELLAEDLSVGAPPDEFNTKGQDWGLPPFVPWRLVDAAYQPFIETVRASMTAGGGLRVDHVMGLFRLWWVPGGASPTDGAYVRYPSEDLLDIVALESWRAQALVVGEDLGTVEPGVREAMAERGILSYRLLWFESDEPASWPEQAMAAVTTHDLPTVAGLWTGSDLDEQRQLGMDPNEEGTTEIRDRLAAGAGLADDASVEDAVAGAYGLLAETPSLLLTVALDDVAGAADRPNIPGADGGRPNWSVPLPVDLAQLEHRPLVREVVEKVRAATDPPEPPAPA
- a CDS encoding SDR family oxidoreductase; its protein translation is MRIAVAGSTGLIGRQVVALATAQGHEVVGLSPSTGYDLLQPAGLVEALAGVDAVVNVTQSPTLDEQESTEFFVTVAENLGKAASEAGVPRTVVLSIVGADRSPDYGYYVAKVAQEEATRATAPGALIVRATQFHEFAGQMLGWFRDGDVTRIIDVPTQPVATDEIVKLLLEAATGQVDGDVDLAGPKVERLVALVERVVARTGEQVRVEAVPAPASMAGGSMLAGPGALLRGPDWETWFAAQ
- a CDS encoding RrF2 family transcriptional regulator; the protein is MKLAAGVEWAIHCCVVLSRADGPVPAPRLAEFHGVSRTYLAKSLQALSRAGLVSSTEGRVGGYVLNRLPTEITVLDVVLAVEGDAPAFRCTEIRQNGPFAASPEQCVRPCGIAAVMAKAEQAWRDSLAATTIADLAASLADLVTPDEARAVREWLAQ